From Candidatus Atelocyanobacterium thalassa isolate ALOHA, a single genomic window includes:
- a CDS encoding plasmid replication protein, CyRepA1 family, with protein MGHEQEWLNSCVDRQLIELNVKTLKGTSSSEYLLYSDELTRRNNGRLSNSILKRYEHVEEGGWWCSGIDVMTGSSDLWGCFKPDKPRFNHDKNRIIRYEHPPKTPTGIFALRVPLHLWRRIAERYNIEFRLEMVDKSQSDFGFWQWVIDNKSIPLCITEGAKKAGALLTTGYVAVALPGINNGYRTPKDEIGNRIGKSYLIPQLHKLVARGRNIYIVFDQDNKPNTVKAVNKAIKKLGFLMNSLKCQVKVITWDLKYGKGVDDFLLNSGNDSFNECYNKALPIETWKAKELNHLTLDSNLEINTPYIPNLSIPETEKLVAIKSGIGTGKTKFLSKIVQKAIAKKQKILVIGHRIKLVQQLCQRFGLSYITEYQDNSKRHYGYGLCIDSLHEKSQANFNPNDWQDALIIIDEVEQVLWHGLNSDTCSNNRVSILRCLKSLMQSVMNGKGRLFVADADLSNISVEYLITLSGYPIKPYIVRNNWIPKSSSTWKAYNYIENTPKKFLKDLVEHIQKGGKPYICLSAQKLTSKWGTQTLELYLQQQFPEAKILRIDSESLIDPNHSAYKCIDHLDSILTKYDVVITSPVLETGISIDVKGHFSSVWCLAQGIQNPTSVIQSLGRVRENIPRYLWLASYGFNRVGNGSVSIPGLLTSGHRLTNLNIRFLQQSDLESLEDLDIGFQGESLLSWGKMAVRMNAKMITYRETIISFIQQANHKVEFSNENKNSRTKKYQNNKLYFSLEKNSLIETIEEIRENNYRLESENISQAEDLTQEEYKTLKRSLVKTATERRKLRKYNLKLLYSIPVTPELVMLDNNGWYQKLRIHYFLTKGRIHLAERDSKIAQKMIGQGEGSIFLPDFNSSQLGATIGILEVLGIHTLLNDINRKIINIDPDLVKMSHLAISNKRDIKSIMKVGIANNASPITIIRKLLDKIGFSLNSCGSQKIGKKRFRIYQVVPPNDNREAVFEKWLLKDQKLSGNSEWWFEECYLFKQQHEVKEQSFNHIQLSLNFT; from the coding sequence GTGGGACATGAACAAGAATGGTTGAACAGTTGCGTTGATAGGCAATTGATTGAATTAAATGTAAAAACTTTAAAAGGAACCTCTTCGTCAGAATATTTACTATATTCTGATGAACTTACCAGAAGAAATAACGGTAGGCTTAGCAACTCTATCTTAAAGCGTTATGAACATGTAGAAGAAGGGGGATGGTGGTGTTCTGGTATTGATGTTATGACAGGATCAAGCGATCTTTGGGGATGCTTTAAACCAGATAAGCCACGCTTTAATCATGATAAAAATAGAATAATTAGATATGAACATCCTCCAAAAACACCAACAGGTATTTTTGCTTTAAGAGTACCACTACATTTATGGCGAAGAATAGCTGAAAGATATAACATCGAATTTAGATTAGAAATGGTTGATAAATCTCAATCAGACTTTGGCTTTTGGCAATGGGTAATTGACAATAAGTCTATTCCACTTTGCATAACAGAAGGGGCAAAAAAAGCAGGTGCGTTACTAACTACAGGCTATGTAGCTGTTGCCCTTCCTGGTATTAATAATGGTTATCGGACGCCAAAAGATGAGATTGGTAATCGTATTGGAAAATCTTACTTAATTCCTCAATTACATAAACTAGTTGCAAGAGGAAGAAATATTTATATAGTCTTTGATCAAGATAACAAACCTAATACTGTAAAGGCGGTTAATAAAGCAATTAAAAAATTAGGATTTTTAATGAATTCTTTAAAATGCCAGGTTAAAGTAATTACCTGGGATTTGAAATATGGAAAAGGAGTAGATGATTTTTTATTAAATTCTGGTAATGATTCTTTTAATGAGTGTTACAACAAGGCTCTTCCTATTGAAACTTGGAAAGCAAAGGAACTAAACCATTTAACTCTTGATTCCAATCTAGAAATTAATACTCCTTACATTCCTAACTTATCTATACCGGAAACGGAAAAACTAGTTGCTATAAAATCTGGTATTGGTACCGGAAAAACTAAATTCTTATCTAAAATTGTTCAGAAAGCAATTGCAAAAAAACAAAAAATTTTAGTCATTGGGCATCGTATCAAATTAGTTCAACAGCTTTGTCAACGCTTTGGACTATCATATATTACGGAATACCAAGATAATTCAAAAAGACATTATGGATATGGTCTTTGTATTGATTCTCTGCACGAGAAATCACAGGCAAATTTTAATCCAAATGATTGGCAAGATGCATTAATTATTATTGATGAGGTTGAACAAGTACTTTGGCATGGTCTTAATTCTGATACTTGTTCTAATAATCGAGTCTCCATTCTAAGATGCTTAAAGAGTTTAATGCAGTCAGTTATGAATGGGAAAGGTAGGCTATTCGTTGCAGACGCAGATTTAAGCAATATTTCAGTAGAGTATCTAATTACTTTATCTGGATATCCTATAAAACCTTACATAGTTAGAAATAACTGGATACCTAAATCTTCAAGTACATGGAAAGCTTACAACTATATAGAAAATACTCCTAAGAAGTTTTTAAAAGATTTAGTAGAACATATTCAAAAAGGCGGCAAACCTTATATTTGTCTATCAGCTCAGAAATTAACTAGCAAATGGGGCACACAAACTTTAGAATTATATCTACAACAACAATTTCCTGAAGCCAAAATTCTTCGTATCGATTCTGAGTCTCTAATAGATCCAAATCATAGTGCTTATAAATGTATTGATCATTTAGATTCAATATTAACCAAATATGATGTTGTTATTACTAGTCCTGTTCTTGAGACAGGAATTAGTATTGATGTAAAAGGACATTTCAGCTCTGTTTGGTGTCTAGCTCAAGGTATTCAAAATCCTACATCTGTTATTCAATCACTAGGAAGGGTAAGAGAAAATATCCCTCGCTATCTCTGGTTAGCATCCTATGGTTTTAATAGGGTGGGTAATGGCTCAGTTTCAATTCCAGGATTGTTAACTTCAGGTCATCGTCTAACGAACTTAAATATCAGATTTTTACAACAATCTGATTTAGAGTCTTTAGAAGATTTAGATATAGGTTTTCAAGGAGAATCTTTACTATCTTGGGGGAAGATGGCAGTACGTATGAATGCCAAAATGATTACGTATAGAGAAACAATTATTAGCTTTATTCAACAAGCTAACCATAAGGTTGAATTTTCTAACGAGAATAAAAACTCTCGAACTAAAAAATATCAAAATAATAAATTATATTTTTCTTTAGAAAAGAATAGTTTAATAGAGACTATTGAAGAAATTAGAGAAAATAATTATAGGTTAGAATCTGAAAACATTAGTCAAGCTGAAGATTTAACTCAGGAAGAATATAAAACTTTAAAGAGATCGTTGGTTAAGACTGCTACAGAACGAAGAAAATTAAGAAAATATAATTTGAAGTTACTTTACTCCATACCTGTTACGCCAGAGTTGGTAATGTTAGATAATAATGGGTGGTATCAAAAATTAAGGATTCACTACTTTTTAACAAAAGGTCGTATTCACTTGGCGGAAAGAGATTCTAAGATTGCGCAAAAAATGATAGGACAAGGAGAAGGAAGTATATTCTTGCCTGATTTTAACAGTTCTCAATTAGGAGCAACTATAGGAATATTGGAAGTCTTAGGCATTCATACTTTATTGAATGACATAAATAGAAAAATAATTAATATTGATCCTGATTTAGTAAAAATGTCTCATTTGGCAATAAGTAATAAACGAGATATTAAATCTATAATGAAAGTTGGTATTGCTAATAATGCTAGCCCAATTACAATCATAAGAAAATTACTAGATAAAATAGGTTTCAGCCTTAATAGTTGCGGAAGCCAAAAAATTGGTAAAAAAAGATTTCGTATTTATCAAGTAGTTCCTCCTAATGATAATAGAGAAGCAGTTTTTGAAAAATGGCTTTTGAAAGACCAAAAACTTTCTGGCAATTCTGAATGGTGGTTTGAAGAATGTTATTTGTTTAAACAACAACATGAAGTAAAAGAACAGTCATTTAATCATATTCAATTAAGTTTGAACTTTACGTAA
- the sppA gene encoding signal peptide peptidase SppA, whose protein sequence is MIWPFKTRTTKQIARIEIKGVINSETRKFLLEALETVKEKKFPALLLRIDSPGGTVGDSQEIYEALKKLQKKTKIVATFGNISASGGVYISMGAPYIMANPGTITGSIGVILRGNNFKELLNKIGVSFQVVKSGPYKDILSFDRQLSPEEEKILQEMIDISYQQFITTISKERNLDMDKTKSFADGRIFTGEQALKLGMVDRLGSEEDARCWAAELVGLDPEKTKCFTIEESKPFLNRIFSKNNNKSKFTLMNDRIEFELKTSGQLLWLYQQ, encoded by the coding sequence ATGATTTGGCCATTTAAAACTAGAACTACTAAACAGATTGCTCGCATTGAAATCAAAGGGGTAATAAATTCTGAAACTCGTAAGTTTTTATTGGAAGCTTTGGAAACAGTTAAAGAAAAAAAATTTCCTGCTTTGTTATTACGTATTGATTCTCCAGGAGGCACAGTTGGCGATTCTCAAGAGATTTATGAAGCTCTTAAAAAATTGCAGAAAAAAACAAAAATTGTAGCAACTTTTGGCAATATTTCAGCTTCCGGAGGAGTTTATATAAGCATGGGGGCACCATATATAATGGCTAATCCTGGAACTATTACTGGAAGTATTGGAGTTATTTTAAGAGGTAATAACTTTAAAGAATTATTGAATAAAATTGGAGTTTCTTTTCAAGTTGTTAAATCTGGGCCTTATAAAGATATTTTGTCTTTTGATAGACAACTAAGTCCAGAAGAGGAAAAAATTCTTCAAGAGATGATTGATATTAGTTATCAACAATTTATAACAACTATATCTAAGGAACGTAATTTAGATATGGATAAGACAAAAAGTTTTGCTGATGGTCGAATTTTCACAGGGGAACAAGCTTTAAAATTAGGAATGGTAGATCGTTTAGGAAGTGAAGAAGATGCTCGGTGCTGGGCTGCAGAGCTTGTTGGACTAGATCCAGAGAAGACCAAATGTTTTACTATTGAAGAATCAAAACCATTTCTGAATCGTATATTTTCCAAAAATAACAATAAATCAAAGTTTACTTTAATGAATGATCGTATAGAATTTGAATTAAAAACTAGTGGACAACTTTTATGGCTATATCAGCAATAG
- a CDS encoding cell division protein SepF, giving the protein MILERLKRWSMAECFDDDSDYMEVNENSNLELKESNKKNISSDNEVHPWLKSKESRIATKKNFKNHQDNVVAMSRISNIAEVVVVEPKSFDEMPKVIEVLREQKSVVLNLNSMESEEGQRAVDFVAGGTYAIEGYQERIGESIFLFTPNCFKVSNFADDINNEVEVANVLSSSSNS; this is encoded by the coding sequence ATGATTTTAGAAAGATTAAAACGTTGGTCTATGGCAGAATGTTTTGATGATGATTCCGATTACATGGAAGTTAATGAAAATTCTAATCTTGAGTTAAAAGAATCAAATAAAAAAAATATTTCCAGTGACAATGAAGTACATCCTTGGTTAAAATCAAAGGAATCTCGTATTGCCACTAAAAAGAATTTTAAAAATCATCAAGATAATGTTGTTGCAATGTCTAGAATCAGCAATATTGCAGAAGTGGTTGTAGTTGAGCCTAAATCATTTGATGAAATGCCTAAAGTTATAGAAGTTTTACGAGAACAGAAATCTGTTGTTCTTAATTTAAATTCAATGGAATCAGAAGAAGGACAAAGAGCTGTAGATTTTGTTGCTGGAGGAACGTACGCTATTGAAGGATATCAAGAGCGTATTGGTGAAAGTATTTTCTTGTTTACACCTAATTGTTTTAAAGTTAGTAATTTTGCTGATGATATAAATAATGAAGTAGAAGTTGCAAATGTTTTATCTTCTAGTTCTAACTCTTGA
- a CDS encoding ABC1 kinase family protein, whose product MFSLTQTSARQREILEVLLSNGWEYMRGLLTAGKTENPQIPTPEVLRNILIELGPFYVKLGQLLSTRPDILSPSYIKALTALQSNVSSVPWSEIEALLNEQLSKPIKAIFSNIEKKPIAAGSIGQIHRGILLNGEEVAIKVQRPNIDKIVQQDINLIKGIAELVSLTEFGRNYDIVQLADEFCEAIKSELDFTKEASYTDTIRNNLSSSLWFDAHNILIPRVYWEITTEKILVLEWLYGKPILEADLNIPKAIKSAKEKRKEITTLLFRAFFQQIYVDGFFHADPHPGNLFYLNDGRIAIIDCGMVGKIDPQTQKILIELLLAIFDLDAQGCAQLTFKLSESDKVDNLLKLQNDYKKILKKYYNLNLSQFNLSEVVYEILQIARKNKLTIPGNLGLYAKCLGNLEGTARQFNPSFNLFDEINPLMTSLFYRQLVGDKPLQTGLRTILDLKSISLKTPRRIETLLDRLSSETFNWNIKLRELEPLRRSIDASANRLSFSIVLGSLIMGAAIISVGSSTQQLSIISSVLFTSASILGVWLIISILRSGRLR is encoded by the coding sequence ATGTTTTCTTTGACTCAAACTAGTGCTCGTCAACGAGAGATTCTTGAAGTCTTACTTAGCAACGGCTGGGAATATATGAGAGGATTATTAACAGCTGGTAAAACAGAAAACCCTCAAATTCCCACCCCAGAGGTTTTGAGAAATATATTAATAGAACTAGGTCCTTTTTATGTGAAATTAGGACAGCTTTTAAGTACACGTCCTGATATTCTCTCTCCTAGTTATATTAAAGCTCTAACTGCTTTGCAGTCTAATGTTTCTTCAGTTCCTTGGAGCGAAATTGAAGCTCTTTTAAATGAGCAATTATCAAAACCTATAAAAGCTATATTTAGTAATATTGAGAAGAAACCCATTGCAGCTGGTTCTATTGGACAAATTCATCGTGGAATTCTTCTTAATGGAGAAGAAGTGGCTATTAAAGTTCAACGTCCGAATATTGACAAGATAGTACAACAAGATATCAATTTAATCAAAGGAATTGCCGAATTAGTCTCACTCACAGAATTTGGGAGAAATTATGATATCGTACAGCTTGCTGATGAATTTTGTGAAGCTATTAAATCTGAATTAGATTTTACAAAAGAAGCAAGCTATACAGATACTATTCGCAATAATTTATCTTCAAGCCTCTGGTTTGATGCTCATAATATACTAATACCCAGAGTATATTGGGAAATAACGACAGAAAAAATCTTAGTTTTAGAATGGTTATATGGAAAACCAATTTTAGAAGCTGATTTAAATATTCCTAAAGCTATTAAATCTGCTAAGGAAAAACGAAAAGAGATTACAACCTTACTGTTTAGGGCTTTCTTTCAACAAATTTATGTTGATGGATTCTTCCATGCAGATCCTCATCCTGGTAATTTATTTTATTTAAATGACGGTAGGATAGCTATTATTGATTGTGGAATGGTAGGTAAAATTGATCCACAAACACAAAAAATATTAATAGAATTATTATTAGCAATTTTTGATTTAGATGCTCAAGGATGTGCTCAATTAACATTTAAGCTATCAGAATCAGATAAAGTAGATAATCTGCTAAAGTTACAAAATGATTATAAAAAAATATTAAAGAAATACTATAATTTAAATCTTTCTCAATTTAATCTAAGCGAAGTTGTATATGAAATATTACAAATTGCACGCAAAAATAAATTAACAATTCCAGGAAATTTAGGATTATACGCAAAATGTTTAGGGAATCTAGAAGGTACAGCAAGACAGTTTAACCCATCTTTCAATCTTTTTGATGAAATAAACCCATTAATGACTAGTTTATTTTATCGTCAACTCGTGGGAGATAAACCTCTACAAACGGGACTAAGAACAATCCTAGATTTGAAATCTATTTCCTTGAAGACTCCTCGAAGAATAGAAACTTTATTAGATCGATTATCCTCAGAGACTTTTAACTGGAATATAAAATTAAGAGAATTAGAACCTTTGAGACGTAGTATTGATGCTTCAGCAAATAGACTTTCATTTAGTATAGTTTTAGGATCTTTAATAATGGGAGCCGCAATCATTTCTGTTGGTTCTTCAACTCAGCAATTATCTATAATAAGCAGTGTTTTATTTACTTCAGCAAGTATATTAGGAGTATGGCTAATTATTAGTATTCTACGTTCAGGAAGACTAAGATAA
- a CDS encoding mannose-1-phosphate guanylyltransferase: protein MPQSFIPVILAGGKGERFWPLSRRQRPKQFLSLDDSGDSLLQSTANRLLPIAKNWNNLWVVTTDSIVKDVKKHLPYMMDSNLLIEPEGKDTAPAVAWAILEIVKRYGSDVIIGFFPADHWIKSEEDFLVTLNSAFQLASPGNAIITLGVQPTYPSTGYGYIEQGEPINYAGNLPAYQVNRFVEKPDQETAELLIANGKFSWNSGILIFRADIMLQELERYTPQLLNFLRKKGKEAYKDLEKISIDYALMEKTKFTYVLNANFGWDDLGDWNSLERLTNEAKANIEHCKHIGIDTKGSIIYASDKNELIATIGLKNLVIVRDNNVTLVVDKSRTQDIKQILKNIANYPEFKKFL, encoded by the coding sequence ATGCCCCAATCTTTTATACCTGTAATTCTTGCTGGTGGAAAAGGCGAACGATTTTGGCCTCTTTCTCGCCGTCAACGTCCTAAACAATTTTTATCTTTGGACGATAGTGGAGATAGTTTACTACAGTCTACAGCTAACCGCTTATTACCAATAGCTAAAAACTGGAATAACCTTTGGGTTGTTACTACTGATTCTATTGTTAAGGATGTTAAGAAACATCTACCATATATGATGGATTCTAATTTGCTAATTGAACCCGAAGGAAAAGATACTGCTCCTGCAGTAGCATGGGCAATATTAGAAATTGTTAAACGTTATGGAAGTGATGTAATTATAGGCTTTTTTCCTGCAGATCATTGGATAAAAAGTGAAGAAGATTTTTTAGTTACTTTAAATTCTGCTTTTCAATTAGCCTCTCCAGGAAATGCCATAATTACTTTGGGAGTTCAGCCAACATACCCTTCTACAGGTTATGGATATATTGAACAAGGAGAACCAATCAATTATGCTGGCAATCTTCCTGCATATCAGGTTAATCGTTTTGTGGAAAAACCTGATCAAGAAACCGCAGAGTTATTGATCGCAAATGGTAAATTCAGTTGGAATAGTGGGATACTTATCTTTCGTGCAGATATTATGTTGCAAGAATTAGAAAGATACACTCCTCAGCTATTAAATTTTCTTCGAAAGAAAGGTAAAGAAGCTTATAAAGATTTAGAAAAAATTAGTATCGATTATGCTCTAATGGAGAAAACTAAGTTTACCTATGTATTGAATGCTAATTTTGGTTGGGATGACTTGGGAGATTGGAACTCTTTAGAAAGATTAACTAATGAAGCAAAAGCTAACATCGAACATTGTAAACATATAGGCATCGATACAAAGGGTTCTATTATTTATGCAAGTGATAAGAATGAGCTTATCGCTACTATTGGCTTAAAAAATTTAGTTATTGTCCGTGATAACAATGTTACTCTTGTAGTTGATAAGAGCCGTACTCAAGACATTAAACAAATATTAAAAAATATAGCAAACTATCCTGAATTTAAAAAATTTCTGTAG
- the truB gene encoding tRNA pseudouridine(55) synthase TruB, with translation MLGFVGLNKPSGLTSHDCISRLRKLFKFKKIGHGGTLDPSATGVLPIAIGKATRLIPFLPKNKAYKATIIFGLKTRTDDLEGEIIRVKSGIGLTLEDVKSLLNNFIGNIEQIPPLYSAIQKNGKRLYFSAREGEKVDIPSRTVRIDTIKILDWHPGEFPELTINIQCGSGTYIRSLARDLGEKLGIGGTLAKLVRTKSCGIILPDTSTLERISKQFKYNEFTLIKPEYLLKELPSLKLSSKESMCWCQGQKILINIPKLELFSKFIRVKNEEEFLGIGCYVSDGKDDFLKPKVVIKEIL, from the coding sequence ATGCTAGGATTTGTCGGTTTAAATAAACCATCAGGGTTAACATCCCATGACTGTATTAGTAGGTTAAGAAAATTATTTAAGTTTAAAAAAATAGGTCATGGAGGTACTTTAGATCCTTCAGCTACAGGTGTCCTACCTATAGCTATAGGTAAAGCAACACGCTTGATACCTTTTTTACCAAAAAATAAAGCTTACAAAGCTACCATAATTTTTGGCTTGAAAACTCGAACAGATGACTTGGAAGGGGAAATTATTAGAGTAAAATCTGGGATTGGTCTCACCTTAGAAGATGTCAAAAGTTTATTAAACAACTTTATAGGAAATATTGAACAGATTCCACCTTTGTATAGTGCCATTCAAAAGAATGGGAAACGTTTATATTTTTCTGCTAGAGAGGGGGAAAAGGTAGATATTCCATCAAGAACAGTTAGAATCGACACTATCAAAATACTAGACTGGCATCCTGGTGAGTTTCCAGAATTAACAATTAATATTCAATGTGGCTCAGGAACTTATATTAGATCCTTAGCTAGAGATTTGGGCGAAAAGTTAGGTATTGGTGGGACTTTAGCTAAGCTTGTCAGAACAAAAAGTTGTGGAATTATATTGCCAGATACATCAACTCTAGAAAGAATAAGTAAACAGTTCAAATACAATGAATTTACTTTAATTAAACCAGAATATTTATTAAAAGAACTTCCTTCCTTGAAATTATCTTCAAAAGAAAGTATGTGTTGGTGTCAAGGACAAAAAATATTGATTAATATTCCAAAATTAGAGTTATTTTCTAAATTTATCCGAGTCAAGAACGAAGAAGAATTTTTAGGAATAGGTTGTTACGTATCTGATGGCAAGGATGACTTTCTTAAACCTAAAGTTGTTATCAAAGAAATTCTTTAG
- the alr gene encoding alanine racemase, translating into MPYQELTQKIVTPDIYSSYFSKITCQRAWMQIDLDALTYNVTQIKNLLSTGTALMAVVKADGYGHGGVTVAKTVLKAGANALAVATLMEGIELREAGVNSPILVLGVTNTPEEVVANIHWNLEATICCLEQAFMISRTLSQYKKQLSVHLKLDTGMSRLGTPWYQGTRLIKLVHKLPYLKLSGIYSHLSASDDPDKESIELQHQRFETVVSDLKNQNKFCLHFANSAATINYPQLHYNLVRVGLALYGIYPSPHLRSQVSLKPILQVKAKITQIKTISQGTKVSYGNQFTSKHSMIIAIVSIGYADGVPRNLSNRLQVLIHGQRAHQIGAITMDQLILDVSHVKDIKVGDIVTLIGKDGEQEITANDWALELGTISWEILCGFKRRLPRVNIQNIPNKNK; encoded by the coding sequence GTGCCATATCAAGAATTGACTCAGAAAATTGTAACTCCAGATATTTACAGTTCTTATTTTTCTAAAATTACTTGTCAGAGAGCATGGATGCAAATAGATCTTGATGCTTTAACTTATAATGTAACTCAAATTAAAAATTTACTATCTACTGGAACTGCATTAATGGCAGTTGTAAAAGCAGATGGTTATGGTCACGGAGGTGTTACTGTTGCTAAGACAGTACTTAAAGCTGGGGCAAATGCTTTGGCAGTAGCCACATTAATGGAAGGAATAGAATTGCGTGAAGCAGGAGTTAATTCACCAATACTAGTATTAGGCGTAACAAATACACCTGAGGAAGTAGTGGCAAACATACACTGGAATTTGGAAGCTACAATCTGCTGTTTAGAGCAAGCTTTTATGATTTCCAGAACTTTATCTCAATATAAAAAACAATTATCTGTCCATCTTAAATTAGATACAGGAATGTCTCGCTTAGGAACTCCTTGGTATCAAGGAACTAGATTAATTAAATTAGTACATAAGTTGCCATATTTGAAGCTATCAGGTATTTATTCTCATCTTTCTGCATCTGATGATCCGGATAAAGAAAGCATAGAATTACAGCATCAGCGTTTTGAAACAGTAGTTTCTGATCTGAAAAACCAGAATAAATTTTGCCTACATTTTGCTAATTCTGCAGCTACAATTAATTATCCTCAGTTACACTATAATCTTGTGAGAGTAGGATTAGCTCTGTACGGAATCTATCCATCTCCTCATTTGCGTTCTCAAGTTTCCTTAAAGCCTATATTGCAGGTTAAAGCAAAAATTACTCAAATTAAAACTATCTCTCAAGGCACGAAAGTTAGTTATGGCAACCAATTTACTAGTAAACATTCCATGATAATTGCAATAGTTAGTATTGGCTATGCTGATGGTGTTCCTCGAAATTTATCCAATCGACTTCAAGTATTGATTCATGGCCAAAGGGCTCATCAGATTGGGGCTATTACTATGGATCAATTAATACTAGATGTAAGTCATGTAAAAGATATAAAAGTTGGGGATATAGTAACATTAATTGGTAAGGATGGAGAGCAAGAAATTACAGCAAATGACTGGGCTTTAGAGTTGGGGACTATCTCCTGGGAAATTCTTTGTGGTTTTAAGCGTCGACTACCTAGGGTTAATATTCAAAATATTCCTAATAAAAATAAATAA
- a CDS encoding methylmalonic aciduria and homocystinuria type D protein, whose product MSTLRSIVINQEKTDDIYEIYLLEPTRYILNNYSQLFASWGKSPHSLIIVLLYSTIPLNNNCARVRREKNRLKENFLRLGKTIQLTLQKKQYLVEIIDPQDGKPLNSTSDQIFLDSVAVVHKSLMMHYISFGKCKLLHHPFQKTSIYPGLMITNAKTERIRDLITAKIVSDSK is encoded by the coding sequence ATGTCAACATTACGTTCTATAGTAATAAATCAAGAAAAAACTGACGATATTTATGAAATATATCTTTTAGAACCTACAAGATATATTTTAAATAATTATTCTCAGTTATTTGCTAGTTGGGGTAAATCTCCTCATTCATTAATAATAGTTTTATTATATTCTACAATACCTTTGAATAATAACTGTGCGCGAGTTAGGAGAGAAAAAAATAGATTAAAAGAAAATTTCTTAAGACTAGGAAAAACTATCCAATTAACTTTACAGAAGAAGCAATACTTGGTTGAAATTATAGATCCTCAAGATGGAAAACCACTCAACTCAACTTCTGATCAGATTTTTTTAGATAGTGTAGCAGTTGTTCATAAGTCATTGATGATGCACTATATATCTTTCGGAAAATGTAAGCTACTACACCATCCATTCCAAAAAACAAGTATTTATCCAGGCTTAATGATAACAAATGCTAAAACTGAAAGAATTAGAGATTTGATAACAGCAAAAATCGTTTCAGATTCAAAATAA
- the rpsF gene encoding 30S ribosomal protein S6, with translation MSQHYEMIYILRPDLSEEQANQAVTKYQDFLIKNNAIDIKVNVWGKRRLAYPIQKKLDGIYVQFNYQADGTQIEPLERIMRLEEDVLRYLTIKVEEDLIEQTSELDNNEINPEIVKKSEELDNNNPKTSEAKTVEPIASED, from the coding sequence ATGAGCCAACACTATGAAATGATTTACATTTTACGACCTGATTTATCTGAGGAACAGGCAAATCAAGCTGTAACTAAATATCAAGATTTCTTAATCAAAAATAATGCTATAGATATTAAGGTAAATGTCTGGGGCAAACGCCGTCTTGCTTATCCTATTCAAAAAAAGCTTGATGGTATATATGTTCAATTTAATTATCAAGCAGATGGTACGCAGATTGAACCTTTAGAAAGAATAATGCGTTTAGAGGAAGACGTATTACGCTATCTTACGATTAAAGTAGAAGAAGACTTAATTGAACAAACTTCTGAGCTTGATAATAATGAGATCAACCCTGAGATAGTAAAAAAATCAGAAGAACTAGACAATAATAATCCTAAAACTTCTGAAGCAAAAACAGTAGAACCTATAGCTTCTGAAGATTAA
- a CDS encoding Tic20 family protein has translation MTWRGSVSIPDRIFGIIVYCFAIYDTLFFGSFLLQQFPAFGFFCFPALPIELSYGLIASLLGPLGSFASFAVFIILFAAVVRNEKISHFIRYNTMQSILISISLALARIVMQYVLIPALGHSGLLIETFYSLIFLGGLIASYYSMFQSTLGRYAEIPTISEAAYSRIR, from the coding sequence ATGACGTGGCGTGGATCAGTAAGTATACCAGATCGCATTTTTGGAATCATAGTTTATTGTTTTGCTATTTATGATACTTTATTTTTTGGAAGCTTTCTTTTACAACAGTTTCCTGCCTTTGGCTTTTTCTGCTTCCCTGCTTTACCAATAGAATTAAGCTATGGACTTATCGCATCTTTATTGGGACCTCTGGGTAGCTTTGCTAGCTTCGCAGTATTTATTATACTTTTTGCAGCAGTTGTCAGAAACGAAAAAATTAGTCATTTTATTCGTTACAACACAATGCAATCTATTCTCATATCAATTTCATTAGCTTTAGCAAGAATCGTAATGCAATATGTTTTAATACCTGCTTTAGGACACAGTGGATTGTTGATAGAAACTTTTTACAGTCTTATCTTTCTAGGCGGTCTTATTGCTTCTTATTATTCTATGTTCCAAAGTACATTAGGCCGATATGCAGAAATTCCTACTATTTCTGAAGCTGCATATTCCCGTATTCGTTAA